Proteins encoded together in one Deinococcus irradiatisoli window:
- a CDS encoding SDR family oxidoreductase, which produces MDFSGKVVLITGASSGIGRAAAKLFAAQGARLVLAARSADKLQALAAELPEALALPTDMLDEAAVRRMVAAAQEHYGRLDLLVNNAGRGMHVPVAQARLADYRELLELNVVSVLAAMQAAYPIMKAQGSGHIVNVSSGTTKSLIPGLAPYSSTKHALNNLSLIARAEWAPDGIVVSLVHPGMTATDFGKNSVASSPERAGSYAQGDSAEYAAGLVLEAVQTGEAEVYAAQVLRRLQQAGGR; this is translated from the coding sequence ATGGACTTTTCTGGCAAAGTGGTGCTGATCACCGGCGCGTCGAGCGGCATCGGCCGCGCCGCCGCCAAACTTTTCGCGGCGCAGGGCGCCCGGCTGGTGCTGGCGGCCCGCTCGGCCGACAAACTCCAGGCGCTGGCCGCCGAACTGCCCGAAGCGCTGGCCCTGCCCACCGACATGCTCGACGAAGCGGCGGTGCGGCGGATGGTCGCCGCCGCGCAGGAGCATTACGGCCGGCTCGACCTGCTAGTCAACAACGCCGGGCGCGGCATGCACGTGCCGGTGGCACAGGCAAGGCTCGCCGACTACCGCGAACTGCTGGAACTCAACGTGGTCAGCGTGCTTGCCGCCATGCAGGCCGCCTATCCCATCATGAAGGCGCAGGGCTCGGGCCACATCGTGAACGTCAGTTCCGGCACCACCAAGTCGCTGATTCCCGGCCTGGCGCCGTACTCCTCGACCAAGCACGCCCTCAACAACCTCTCACTGATCGCGCGGGCCGAGTGGGCGCCCGACGGCATCGTGGTGAGCCTGGTGCACCCCGGCATGACCGCCACCGACTTCGGCAAGAACTCGGTGGCGAGTTCGCCGGAGCGGGCCGGCAGCTATGCCCAGGGCGACTCGGCCGAGTACGCGGCGGGCCTGGTTCTGGAAGCGGTGCAAACCGGCGAGGCCGAGGTCTACGCCGCCCAGGTGCTCAGGCGGCTGCAACAGGCCGGCGGGCGCTGA